The Flavobacterium psychrophilum genome includes a region encoding these proteins:
- a CDS encoding HxlR family transcriptional regulator gives MYERKTIPNLNCGLDLIGEVLYGKWKIRLLWFINEGHKRPSELQRKIPDASRRVLNIQLKELEEHELVSKIIYPVLPPKVEYSLTDFGKTLIPVISTIGNWGDEHEERLRAVILKRLN, from the coding sequence ATGTATGAAAGAAAAACAATACCTAACTTAAACTGCGGGCTTGACCTAATTGGTGAAGTACTGTACGGTAAATGGAAGATACGTTTGCTTTGGTTTATTAATGAGGGCCATAAAAGGCCAAGTGAATTGCAGCGTAAAATACCTGATGCTTCGCGCCGGGTTTTAAATATTCAGCTGAAGGAGTTAGAGGAACATGAACTTGTTTCAAAAATTATTTACCCTGTTTTGCCTCCTAAAGTCGAATATAGCCTGACAGATTTTGGAAAAACATTGATTCCTGTAATTTCAACTATCGGGAATTGGGGAGATGAGCATGAAGAACGTTTACGTGCGGTCATTTTAAAACGTTTAAATTAA
- a CDS encoding short-chain dehydrogenase, with the protein MDYQNELSGKIALVTGGTKGAGRAIAERLLQAGATVIITARNAPEKENSKLHFIPSDLSKAEGTQKVVSDVLSAYGKLDILVNNLGSSTTPAGGFSALSDEDWESTLQANLLAPVRLDRGFLPQMIDRKNGVIIHIASIQGILPLYDSTLPYAAAKAGLRNYSKSLSNEVSPKGVRVLTVSPGWINTGASKAWLAEIARNANSTVEKAQQGVMEALGGIPYGRPAEPEEVAELVGFLVSPRANYLSGTEYVIDGGTVPTI; encoded by the coding sequence ATGGATTATCAAAACGAATTATCAGGGAAGATTGCCTTAGTAACAGGAGGCACGAAAGGAGCTGGAAGAGCAATTGCAGAAAGGCTGCTACAAGCTGGAGCAACTGTTATTATCACTGCAAGAAACGCTCCGGAAAAAGAAAACAGCAAGCTGCATTTCATTCCATCAGACTTAAGTAAAGCAGAAGGAACACAAAAAGTTGTCAGCGATGTGCTGTCTGCTTACGGAAAGCTTGACATTTTGGTGAACAATCTTGGTTCTTCAACAACACCGGCGGGTGGCTTTAGTGCATTATCTGACGAAGATTGGGAATCAACCTTACAGGCTAATTTGCTTGCTCCGGTTCGACTGGACAGAGGATTTTTACCTCAAATGATAGATCGAAAAAACGGAGTTATTATTCATATAGCTTCTATCCAGGGAATACTGCCACTGTATGACTCTACTTTGCCTTATGCGGCTGCAAAAGCAGGATTAAGAAACTATAGTAAAAGTTTATCGAATGAAGTTTCGCCTAAAGGCGTTCGGGTGCTGACTGTTTCTCCCGGATGGATCAATACAGGAGCATCGAAAGCTTGGTTGGCTGAGATTGCAAGAAACGCCAATAGCACTGTAGAGAAAGCGCAGCAAGGAGTAATGGAAGCATTGGGTGGAATACCATATGGCAGACCTGCTGAGCCGGAAGAAGTTGCTGAATTGGTTGGTTTTCTTGTTTCTCCGAGAGCCAATTATTTATCAGGAACTGAATATGTTATCGACGGCGGTACAGTACCAA